The following coding sequences are from one Arachis hypogaea cultivar Tifrunner chromosome 7, arahy.Tifrunner.gnm2.J5K5, whole genome shotgun sequence window:
- the LOC112703257 gene encoding AT-hook motif nuclear-localized protein 28 — MFSKLHQQPQQQQQQQHAFQLSRECQTSEDDDSRNSGGPTLGPAQKPNATDDATIEVIRRPRGRPPGSKNKPKPPLVITQEPEPAMSPYILEIPSGNDVVESIASFTRRKNSGLCILSGSGTVSNVTLRQPSNAASPGATVTFHGRFEILSISATFVPHAPPPPVPSSFSISLAGPQGQIVGGLVAGKLIAAGMVYVVAASFSKAAYHRLQSSEEEVAGGGGGGEVQSPPVSAATESGSGGGGGGGHVAIGDQSCGVGIMYSGHLPSDVIWAPTARPPF; from the coding sequence ATGTTCTCGAAGCTTCATCAACAACCgcaacagcaacagcaacagcAGCACGCCTTCCAACTCTCCCGAGAATGCCAAACCTCAGAAGACGATGACAGCAGGAACAGCGGTGGGCCCACTCTCGGCCCGGCCCAAAAGCCAAACGCAACAGACGACGCCACTATCGAAGTCATTAGGCGTCCCAGGGGCCGTCCACCTGGCTCCAAAAACAAGCCCAAGCCTCCTCTCGTAATAACACAGGAGCCCGAGCCCGCCATGAGCCCATACATTCTCGAAATCCCCAGTGGAAACGACGTCGTTGAATCTATAGCTAGCTTCACACGACGCAAGAACTCAGGCCTCTGCATCCTCTCCGGTTCTGGAACCGTTTCCAACGTCACTCTCCGTCAACCATCCAACGCCGCCTCCCCCGGCGCCACTGTTACGTTCCACGGCCGCTTCGAAATACTCTCGATCTCCGCTACTTTTGTCCCTCACGCGCCGCCGCCGCCGGTTCCAAGTTCGTTCTCCATCTCTCTAGCCGGACCTCAGGGCCAGATCGTCGGCGGACTCGTCGCCGGCAAGCTGATCGCCGCCGGGATGGTGTACGTGGTTGCGGCGTCGTTCAGCAAAGCGGCGTACCACAGGCTGCAATCGTCGGAGGAAGAGGTCGCTGGTGGAGGTGGAGGAGGAGAGGTGCAGTCACCGCCGGTTTCTGCTGCGACGGAGAGCGGGAGTGGTGGCGGCGGCGGAGGGGGACACGTGGCGATTGGAGATCAGTCCTGTGGAGTTGGAATCATGTACAGCGGTCACCTTCCTTCCGATGTGATTTGGGCTCCAACGGCAAGACCACCATTTTGA